In one window of Primulina tabacum isolate GXHZ01 chromosome 8, ASM2559414v2, whole genome shotgun sequence DNA:
- the LOC142554671 gene encoding uncharacterized protein LOC142554671 gives MRTAQSRQKSYADQRRRELEFAVGDHVFVKVAPMKGVMRFGKKGKLSPRYIGPFEILDRVGTLAYRVALPPNLAGVHNVFHVSMLRKYMANPSHVLNFEPLQLTPNLSYEERPVQILDRQEKKLRNKLVKRVKVKWLNHSEEEATWESEPEMRSRYPELFGEF, from the coding sequence atgaggactgctcagagccgacagaagagttatgccgatcagcggaggagagagttagagtttgcagtgggcgatcatgtcttcgtgaaagtggcacctatgaagggtgtcatgagatttggcaagaaagggaagctcagtccgagatacattggaccgtttgagatccttgacagagttgggacgctagcgtatcgtgtggctcttccgccaaatctggccggagtacacaatgtctttcacgtctccatgctaaggaagtatatggcaaatccttcgcatgtgctgaatttcgagccgttgcagcttactccgaacttatcttatgaggagagacccgtgcagatcctagacagacaggagaagaaactacggaacaagttggttaagcgagtcaaagtcaaatggctcaaccattcagaggaggaagctacgtgggagtctgagccggagatgagaagtcgataccctgagttattcggtgagttctaa